The sequence GCTGCCCGTGCCGCTGGCCAGCAGGCCCCCGATCCCGAGCAGGATGGCGAACAGCACGCCGAACAGGACGGCGGTCTTCAAACCGTTGAAATGATGATGCACCGCTGCAAGTCTCCTTCTGCGAACGACCGGCCGGCCGCCGTCGTGCTTTCCGCTCCCGCGATGGGACCGGACACTTCCTATAACGCGCTGACTTGGCCTACTGTTCCATCACGGTTCCGGATGGCGGTCATCGTAGCCGGCAAAACGCGGCTGCCAGCGGTGCAGCAGCCAGACCGCCAGCACGCAGGCCAGGCCGCCCGCGAGCGCTGCCATCCCCTCGCCGAGCCACTGGCCGTTGCCGCCGGCCACGGCGTCGCCCAGCCGCGGACCACCCGCGACCACCACGATGAAGATCCCCTGGAGCCGCCCGCGCATGGCGTCCGGCGTCGCGGATTGCAGAATGGTGTTGCGGAAGACTCCGCTGACCGTGTCCGCCGCGCCGGCGGCCATTAGGGCGGCCGCCGCAGGCAGCAGCCAGGGGCTTACCGTTCCGCCCGGCGGCGGACCGTCGTTCCCGGCCAGTACGACGACAGCGCCAAAGACCGCGACGGCGGTTCCCCACAGTGCCACGCACCACAGCACGGCCAGTCCCTGCCGGCGCACGTGGCCTAAAGGGCCGGAAAACAGCGCTGCCAGGAAGGCACCGGCGGCAACCGCGGCGAGCAGGATGCCCGCCGTCGCCTCCCCTCCCCCGAGCACGACGGCCCCAACGGCCGGCATCAGCGCGCGTGGCTGGGCCAGCACCATCGCGGCCAGGTCCACCAGGAACGTCATCCGGATATTCGGCCTGGTGCGCAGGAACTGCAGGCCTTCCAGGACCGACCGGAGGCCGGCCCTGTGTACGTCCCCCTCGGGAGGCAGCGGCGGCAGGCGGAACAGCGCCCACATCGCCGCCGTGAACGTCAAGACGTCGATGGTGTAAGTCCAGCCGAAGCCCACGTTCGCCACGAGGACGCCGGCCAGGAGCGGGCCCAGCGTCATGCCCAGGCCGAAGGTCATCATGTTCAAGGCGT is a genomic window of Arthrobacter sp. Marseille-P9274 containing:
- a CDS encoding MFS transporter; protein product: MPRLLADTTPLKVSPDFRRLWTGTSLSSVGAQLTLVAVSLEVYDLTRSTLAVGAIGVVGLVPLVLAGLYGGAIVDAHDRRKVALYSGLVLWACAGLFAFHAWSGLGQVWLLYVLIAIHSAAAGVNQPARNAIIPRLVKRQMLPAANALNMMTFGLGMTLGPLLAGVLVANVGFGWTYTIDVLTFTAAMWALFRLPPLPPEGDVHRAGLRSVLEGLQFLRTRPNIRMTFLVDLAAMVLAQPRALMPAVGAVVLGGGEATAGILLAAVAAGAFLAALFSGPLGHVRRQGLAVLWCVALWGTAVAVFGAVVVLAGNDGPPPGGTVSPWLLPAAAALMAAGAADTVSGVFRNTILQSATPDAMRGRLQGIFIVVVAGGPRLGDAVAGGNGQWLGEGMAALAGGLACVLAVWLLHRWQPRFAGYDDRHPEP